TCGAGTCCGTCTCGAAGTGCATGATCCACTCGCTGATGCTGGTCCCGCTGCGCGCACGCGGCGGGACCCTCGGCATGGTGCACTTCCTGCGGCACCGCACGGCGGACGCCTTCAGTCGGCTGAGCCCGGACAGGGCAGCCGGGCCGTCCTGGTCCGGCGCTCCTGGCGCGGCGGTCCTGGATCCGGTCCTACAGGTAGTCCTCGAGGCGGGCGACGGTGAATCCCTGTTCCTGGATGTGGCGCAGCATGTTCGCCGTCATCTCGGTCATCGTCGTGCCCTTGAGCTCGGACGGGCCGCGGAAGTGGGCCAGGATGATGTCGCCCGGGTGGAGTTTCTTGTCGCCTCGCTGGTACTGCATGTTCGTGATCTGCATGGACTCGCGCCACAGGACGATCGCCTCGAGGCCGCAGGACGCCGCCGCGGCCCGGGTGTCCTCGTTCCAGTTGCCGTAGGGCGGGCGCAGCAGCCTGGGCGTGGTGCCGTACTCGGCCTTGAGCTTGGTCTGCTGGCCGCAGATCTCCTGCTTCTGGGCGCTCGCGCCCAGGGTGCGCAGGTTCGGGTGGGTCAGGGTGTGGTTCTGGACGCCGTCGCCGAAGTGCTGGAGCGGCTTGAAGTAGCCGTAGTCGGCGCGGATGGCGGCGTCCGTCAGGAACATCGTGAAGGGGATCTTCAGTTCCCGCATCATCGTCACGAACTTCGGGTCCTTCTCGGCCCCGTCGTCGAACGTGAGGAAGACGATCTTCTGCTGGGTGGGTATCTCGCTGATCACCGGCACCCCGCCGCCCTCGGCCGCCGGCCGGGACGGCTTGGTCGCGGGCGGCGCCGGCGGCGCGGCGAGCGGTTCGAGCCCCCACTTGCGGTAGGCGGCGGCGGTCGCCGCCTTGGTGTCGGCCTCCGTGCCCGCCCGCGCGCCCGCCTCGCCCCGGCCGGCCCGCTTGGACGACGCGGAGGCGTCCGGGGTGGCCGAGGAGTCCGCGCGGGATTCGGTCGTGCAGCCCGTCGCCAGGCCCGCCGTCAAGAGGAGGCAGGCCAGCGCCGCCCCCCTGATCCGCCTGTCCACCGCGCGCCCACCCCATGTAGTTCCGTGCGTTCATCTGTTCGTGTGGTTCGCCTTTCTTGACGACGAACAGATGTCCGGGGTTCCACCGTCGCCTCGGATGTCACGCACCTCACCGGCCCTGGGCGACCTGGCAGGGCGGGCAGTCGGGCAAGCCGGGGGGACGGGCGCCGAAGGCCCGGACCCGTGTCAGGGGTTCAGCACGACCTTGCCGGCGACCGTGCCCGACTCGGCGAGGCGCAGTGCCTCGGCGACCTGGGTGAGCGGCAGCCGGGCGGCGATCTGCGGAGTGACGTCGCCGCGCTGGAGGGCGTCGAAGAGTTCGGTGAGGTCGTCGCGCAGACGGGCCCGGAAGGCGTTCCTGGCCAGGGCGCGGCCGGCCCAGACGTTGAAGAAGCCGGCGCGGCGCCGGTTGGGCAGGGCGTTCCACAGCCACAGCCGGCAGAGCAGTTTGAGCACGGGCCACTGCCTGGAACCCTCGTCGTCCCGTGTGGAGGCCGTGCCGTACGCGACGAGCGTGCCGCCGGGGGCGAGGAGGCCCCAGGAGTCGACGACGCTCCGGCCGCCGACGTGGTCGAAGACCGCGTCCACGCCCGCGGGGGCGAGTTCGCGGACGCGCGCCGGCACGTTCTCCGTGCGGTAGTCGACGGGGACGACTCCCTGCCGACGCAGCGCATCGTGGTGACGGGCGGACGCCGTGCCGATCACCTTCACCCCCGCGGCCCGCGCCAGCTGGACGAGGACCGAGCCGACGCCGCCGTTGGCGCCGTGCACCAGGACGGTCTGCCCCGCCCGGACCCGGGCCTTGCGGTGCAGCATCTGCCAGGCGGTGATGCCGTTGACCACCAGGGTCTCCGCCTCCGTCGCGTCGACGCCGTGCGGCACCGGCACCGCGTCGCCCGCGTCGACGAGGACATGGCTCGCCCAGCCGCCGACCTTGACCAGAGCGGCCACCCGGACGCCGGTCAGCTCCGGTCCGACGCCCTCGCCTGCCGCCAGGACCGTGCCGACCAGGTCGTAGCCCGGTACGAACGGGAACGGCGGCTGGTCGTAGTAGCGGCCGCGGCGCATCTGCTGTTCGGCGAAGGACACGCCGGTCGCTTCCACGCGGACCAGCACCTGCCCGGGCCCCGGGGCGGGGATCACGCCGTGCCGGATCTGCAGGCCCTCCGGCTCGACCTTGCCCGGCAGGACGACCTCGACCAGTTCTCCGGCGTTCATGACGACCTCCAGTCCCGCCGGTTCGTTACCGGCTCTCGTGTTCGTTAGAAGTTGTAACGCAACCAACGAGCGAGTGTCAATAACGTTGGTGATACCCTCTAACGGACTTGAGCGCGGAGCGGGAAGGCGGCCGACGGATGGCGGACAGGAACGCGGGCACCGGCACCGAAACGGGTGCCGAGACGGGTGCGGACACGGCCGCGAAGTCTCCTCGCGAGCGCTACCGCGCCCAGGTGCGTGCGGAGATCAAGCAGCGCGCATGGGAGCAGATCGCCACGGCGGGCGCGTCCGCGCTCTCGCTCAACGCGATCGCCAAGCAGATGGGGATGAGCGGACCCGCGCTGTACCGGTACTTCGCCGGGCGGGACGAGCTGATCACCGAGCTGATCAGGGACGCCTATCGCAGCCTCGCCGACGCCTTTCGCGCCGCCCCGGCGGCCGACGCCGGCCTGCCCGCAATCGCGCGGGCGCTGCGCGCCTGGGCCCTGGCCGATCCCCACCGGTACTTCCTGGTCTACGGCACACCCGTCCCCGGCTACCACGCACCCGACGACATCACCGCGATCGCCTCCGAGATCATGGCGAGCCTGCTCGACGCCTGCGCCGCGGAAGGGCGAGCCCGAGCCGAAGGGGAAGCCGGAGCCGCTCCGGACAACCCGGCGACGTCCTTCGCCGCGCGTCTCGAAGGGCTCGGCCACCAGTGGGCGCACGGCCACCCGGCCCCCGCCGCCGCCGCATACCGGGCCCTGACCTTCTGGACCCGGCTGCACGGGGTCCTCTCCCTGGAACTCGCGGGCCACTTCACCGGAATGGGCTTCGACGCCGCCCTGCTCTTCGACGCGGAACTGTCCACCCTGGCGGCCCCGTACCCCGGACCGGCCGGGTCGCACACCGGCCCGACCGCCGCCCCTTCGGCCGGCTGACGGCAAATCCGCGTGCCGGCCCGCCCCTCCGTCCGGCACGCTGGCCTCCATGACCACCCGCCCGAGCGCGAGGAACCGACTCGCGGCACTGCCTCGCTCCGCAGCTCTCACCGCGGAGGACTTCGCCGGCCAGGACCTGATCTCCGTCCTCCTGGCCCCCCTGCGGTTCACCCGCTGCTCCTTCGCGGGAGCCGACCTGCGCCACGCCGACCTGAGCCGCTGCAGTCTGAAGTTCTGCGATCTCAGCCATGCCGACCTGCGCGGCGCGTCCTTGCGCGGGGCGCGCCTGGCCGGCTGCGACCTGAGCCACGCCGACCTGCGCGACGCCGATCTCACCGGCGCCGTGCTCGGATCGGTGAACACCGGCGTCCCCCCGCACGGCCTCACCGATCTCACCGCAGCCCGTTTCGAGCGCGCGGTCCTGCGCGACGTCCGGCTGGAGGGGGTCACAGGAGAGCCCCGCGGGTTTCCGGAACAGCGGATCAGGCCCGGGTCCCCCTCGACCCGGGCCTGATCCGTGCATGGAGACGGCGCCGGCCGTGCCCGTTACAGCGTCACCTGCCTGCCTCCCAGCGTCACGACCAGGCGGCCGTCCGAGGCGAAGGACCAGCCGAGGGCGCCCGAGTACGAGGCGCACCGGCTGCCGTTGGAGCCCGCCCAGAACTGGTTGGAGCTGTCCGCGTCGCCGACGGTCTTGTCGTTCGAACCGCTGACCGAGAACCGGCAGGACGTGTTGCCGCGGAAGACCGACGTCCCCGCGTCCCACGAGTAGTTGCGCTGGGCGTTGTCGACGCTCAGGTTGTTCGACACCGCCATGGAGCCCGGGTTGCTGTTGTAGGTGAACCCGTGCTTGCCGTTGTGGAAGGCGATGCTGCGCCGCACGACGTGGTTCACGGCGATGTCGTCGCCGCCGAGCTTGTAGCCG
The window above is part of the Streptomyces sp. NBC_00425 genome. Proteins encoded here:
- a CDS encoding polysaccharide deacetylase family protein, whose translation is MDRRIRGAALACLLLTAGLATGCTTESRADSSATPDASASSKRAGRGEAGARAGTEADTKAATAAAYRKWGLEPLAAPPAPPATKPSRPAAEGGGVPVISEIPTQQKIVFLTFDDGAEKDPKFVTMMRELKIPFTMFLTDAAIRADYGYFKPLQHFGDGVQNHTLTHPNLRTLGASAQKQEICGQQTKLKAEYGTTPRLLRPPYGNWNEDTRAAAASCGLEAIVLWRESMQITNMQYQRGDKKLHPGDIILAHFRGPSELKGTTMTEMTANMLRHIQEQGFTVARLEDYL
- a CDS encoding medium chain dehydrogenase/reductase family protein, which produces MNAGELVEVVLPGKVEPEGLQIRHGVIPAPGPGQVLVRVEATGVSFAEQQMRRGRYYDQPPFPFVPGYDLVGTVLAAGEGVGPELTGVRVAALVKVGGWASHVLVDAGDAVPVPHGVDATEAETLVVNGITAWQMLHRKARVRAGQTVLVHGANGGVGSVLVQLARAAGVKVIGTASARHHDALRRQGVVPVDYRTENVPARVRELAPAGVDAVFDHVGGRSVVDSWGLLAPGGTLVAYGTASTRDDEGSRQWPVLKLLCRLWLWNALPNRRRAGFFNVWAGRALARNAFRARLRDDLTELFDALQRGDVTPQIAARLPLTQVAEALRLAESGTVAGKVVLNP
- a CDS encoding TetR/AcrR family transcriptional regulator; its protein translation is MADRNAGTGTETGAETGADTAAKSPRERYRAQVRAEIKQRAWEQIATAGASALSLNAIAKQMGMSGPALYRYFAGRDELITELIRDAYRSLADAFRAAPAADAGLPAIARALRAWALADPHRYFLVYGTPVPGYHAPDDITAIASEIMASLLDACAAEGRARAEGEAGAAPDNPATSFAARLEGLGHQWAHGHPAPAAAAYRALTFWTRLHGVLSLELAGHFTGMGFDAALLFDAELSTLAAPYPGPAGSHTGPTAAPSAG
- a CDS encoding pentapeptide repeat-containing protein; the encoded protein is MTTRPSARNRLAALPRSAALTAEDFAGQDLISVLLAPLRFTRCSFAGADLRHADLSRCSLKFCDLSHADLRGASLRGARLAGCDLSHADLRDADLTGAVLGSVNTGVPPHGLTDLTAARFERAVLRDVRLEGVTGEPRGFPEQRIRPGSPSTRA